Genomic DNA from Shouchella patagoniensis:
CATTCATGGTTCTCTTGTGATACAACAACCAGATCAAAGGTTGGATTAGTTTGGTTCTCTAAACTCCTAAGCATTCGCTTAAAAGCTTCTTCACGACGACCTAACGTGGGGATAACAAACGTTAACACAAGACATCACCTTTCATTTTAACAAATATTGTTTCATACGCCACACAAGATGTTGGTAAATACTGAGATGTTATAGACTTCCTACGCTTATTTGCTTTGCCTCAATGGCAATTTCATTTACATTTCTCCTTATTCCCGCTTCGTTTTAAGAGCATAAGAAGTTGTTCATAATGGAATAAGCCATATACGAACCCATAACTACTTATTCCAACCAATACTTGTATAAGAAAAGAACTGAGTCCTTCCCCTCCTAGAAAGGGCCAAATCGTAGTTGCCATCACTGCTGTTGCACACAAAATCTTTACAAACTCTTTAAATGGAAATGGCAGTCTCGTCATTTGTTTATGGACGATGAACCAACTCAACGCAATCGACAACGCATATGCAACAACTGTTGCTAACGCAGCTCCTTCCAACCCATACACAGGAATAAGCACAATTGTCAGCACAACATTCGCGACAGCAGCAACAACGACCGGAACAATTTGCAATTTTGTTTGCTTCGTTAAATGAAAAAGAATATCAATTCCATAAAGCTTAAATCCTTTTAACAGGGCTCCAACAGCAATATAGGGAATTAATGTAACCGCTGTATCACGAAAGGGTTCTCCTAAAAACAAGTATGCGACAGATTCCCTTGTTAAAATTAAACCTACAAGCATTGGCATTCCAATTGCTAAAAGCATTCCGGTATTTGCTTTCACTTGTTTATGTGCAGCGATTTCACCATGTTCTTCTAAAGCTTTTACTGCAAGAGGAAAAGCAGCTAAATTGACAATCAACATCAACGTAAAAATGGATTGCTCTGTTAAATCATACGTAATTGCATACATTCCCGTTGACTCTACTCCGAGCATACTACTAATAATAATTCGATCCGATTGATGAATGATCATACCAAGGAGCATCGTTATTGTAAGTGGCAGTCCATAAGAAGCAAATTGTTTTAGCAAAGGCTTACTGATTTTTGAGCGGTTCAATTTAAACCCCCACCGCTTGACGAATAACGGAGCAACTGAGAAGGCTAATCCTAAAATTAAACCAACCAACAGCCCGATTTCCGCAAAACCTGCAGCAATAAAGGAAACAGCGAGCACAAGACCTAACACCGCACGTGCAAATGCGACCCTCCCGTAACGAAGTGGATTAAGCTCTGCACGCAATAAAGATAAATTTAATTGATACCAGGATTGCCCCCATGTTAAAAACAAAGTCAATACAAGCAATGGCCAAGGAAGCCAGTTACTAACAAGAAAAAAAACAGTAGCTAAAGCAAGACTCACACTCATCAAACCGACGAATGATGCTTTAACAGTCATATAAAAAACATCTTTCTGAACATCATTCTTGTTAAGACGTAACACACTGACTTTTAGCCATTCAAATAAAACTGCGTTTACCATCGCTGCCACAGCAAAAACAAGGGCATATCTCCCATACTCTTCTGGTGATAACAACCTAGAATAAACAGCAATTCCTAAAAAACCTATCATTGCCGGCACACCGTGCGATAGTAAATAGGCAAATGCATGTCTTGTTAGCACATACTTCACAACCTTTTCTCATCTTCCTATAAAATTATTGTTTTTACTTAGTATGGACAGTCTGATTGTAGCAAAGACATTCAAAAATGAAAAAAGCGCCCTATTTACATAGGACGCAAAAGTTTTACAGTATTTACATTGTTTTCACTTGCTCTTTTCTTTTTTCGTTCATACACTATCTGCCGTAAACATTTCCAGAATACAAAAAAGAATTGAGAGTAAAGCGACATACCTAATGAATGCGTAAACTACTTATCGGTTTGATCATCTTTTATCTAGCATCCTGTACGTCGCACGATTATCGTGCTAGTCTAGCTAAATCTTTTCATCTCTTCTTCTGTAAATGACATGATAAATCTACAGTGGCTATCTCCGTCAGATTGGCATGTGACACGATCAACTTGCTCTGTTCCAAGTACGTTTTTAAACATTGCTGTTTCACATGTACAAGCTGCTTTATACTGTTTTGCTACTTCGAAGACTGGACAGTTATGCTCAATTAATTCAAAAGTATTTTCATTAGTCTGCTTCACATCTGCCATATATCCTTTTTCATTTTGAATGGTAGCAAGTTCTTCCATTTTATCTACTGCCGATTTTCCTACTAATCGTTTATAATAATTCTCCGTCAAACGATGTTCTCTTTTTTTAAATAAGTATCTAACCGACTCATCTCCATGTAAATCTTGAATATCATTTAAAAAATCAACTGTCATGCCTTCATAATTCTTTGGAAAAAGACGTTCCCCTTTTACAGAAACAGAAAACAATTGTACCGGTCTACCCATTTCTTGCTTTTCTTCCCGATAGTTTATAAAACCATCCTTTAGAAGCAAATTAACCTGTTTTCTCACAGCGATGTGTGTAAGGTTAAGTTCTTTGGCAAGCTGACTGACACTCAGCTCTACTTGTTTTTTGAGTAATTCGAGGATTTTATCTTTTGATGATTGCTTTAACATTCTTAAACCCTCACTTCATGGTTAGTTATTGAAGATAGTTTACTACAAAGTATAAAAAAAGGAAAAAGATTTTAAGAACCTCCAAAAAAAAACTATTAAATATAAGCAAATCACTTGCACATAGAAAAATATATAAGGTATGATAACAACATACTTTTTATACATAAAAGTATACAAAGTACATACTAATCTTTTGGAGGGAATAACATGGCACATAAACTACCAGAACTAGGTTTTTCATTTGATGCGCTAGAACCAACGATTGACAAAACAACAATGGAAATTCATCATGGAAAACATCATCAAACGTATGTAACAAACTTGAATAATGTATTAGAGAGTGAAGTAAGTTTACAAAATGAAACACTGATTGATTTACTCAAAAAGATTGACGCTCTTCCGGAAGCAATTCAAACTGCCGTGCGCAATAACGGAGGTGGACATTTAAACCACACGTTATTCTGGGAAATTATCGCACCCGCAACCGGGGAAAACGAACCTAACTCTGCACTAAAAGCCGCGATTGATGATACTTTCGGTAGCTTTGACTCCTTTAAAGAAACATTTACCAGAGCTGCTACAACTCGCTTTGGTTCTGGTTGGGCTTGGCTCGTCGTAAACGCTAACAAAGAATTAGAAGTATACAGCACACCGAACCAAGATAATCCAATCATGGACGGGAAGCACGCTATTCTTGGTCTGGATGTTTGGGAACACGCATATTATTTAAATTACCAAAACCGTCGCCCTGAATACATTGAAAATTTCTTTTCAATTATTAATTGGCAGGTAGTTTCTAAAAAGTATGAACTGGCGATTGGCTAATAGAATACATTTTTGGGGAGCAGGTCTATAAAGCTCCCTTTTATCTTGCCAAATACAACATGGAAGGTGGATTGCATGGGCATTATTGTCGTGGAAATTTGTGAAAGTAGCCTTATTAATGAGGTAGACGTTGAATCTATACTTGAAGTTGAATACCCCGAGGTAGCTGTTATTATGAATGAGTGTATGTCCTTTTGCGGCATGTGTGCAGTGCGCCCTTACGCGATTGTAAATGGCAAAAAGATATTTGGACAAACAGCTAAAGAATGTATAGCAAAAATACAAGACCGCATTGAATTAGAGCTTGCCCTATACCAAATTTAAAGCATAAAAAGAAAAGCGGAGATGAATTAAATGGCATTTGTAGTTTTAAGTCCGTGCATCGGTGAAAAAGCAGGAGAATGTGTTGATGTCTGTCCTGTTGATTGTATAGAAGAAGGGGAAGACCAATATTTCATTAATCCAGACATTTGCATCGACTGTGGAGCGTGCCAAGGCGTTTGTCCTGTAGATGCAATTGTTGAGGAATATGAAATGCACGAGGCAGATGCACCATACTTGAAAAAAGCAGAAACTTTTTTTGGAATTGAATAAGAACATGAGAAACTTGAGAAGCTTAAACGCTTCTCCTTTTTTTGCTATTTTTCTGCTGGTTGAGGTAAGATAAAACAAGCTTATTTTTGAAACGAGTGAGTATATGTTTGAACTTATGCTCTTAATGTTAGAGCGTCTCGGCCTGATCGTCATGCTTGCTTTTATTGCCACAAGACTGCGCTTTTTCCGTAATATGGTCTTTTCCACAAGCTTAACAAGCAAACATAAATTAACCGCGGTTTTGTTTTTTGGTATTTTTGGGATCATTGGAACGTATTCTGGCGTCACATTCCAATCAGAGTCGCTTATATTTCAAAGAATTACATTCGGTATTCCAGAAGATGCAGCGATTGCTAATTTTCGCGTCATTGGCATTGTCTTAGCCGGATTATTTGGGGGCTATAAAGTTGGCCTCGGCGCGGGGCTTATAGCAGGTGTTCACCGAATTATGTTAGGGGGGTTCACGGCTTTTTCATGCGGAATTGCAACCATTATCGCAGGCGTAATAGCTGCACATTATCGCTCAAGAAACCCCCAAGCTATTAGTCAACCTATGCACATCTTCCTACTTGGCGCACTTGCAGAAACGGTACAGATGGGTTTAATTGCCCTTCTAGCATCTCCAACAACTGCGGCTATTTCCCTTGTTCAAACCATTGGAATACCTATGATTATTGCAAATGGAATTGGCTGTGCACTCTTCTTACTCATTATACAGAGTGTAACAAAAGAAGAACAAAAAGCCGGTGCCTTACAAGCCCAAAAAAGCTTACGTATCGCAGAACAAACTTTAGCTCATTTCAAACATGGTTTAACAAACAAATCCGCCGGTGAAGTCTGTCAGATCTTATATAAAGAGTTAAATGCATGTGCAGTCGCTATGACAAACAAACATACGATTCTTGCACACATGGGTGTTGCTGCAGATCATCATAAAGCGAATATGGCGATACAAACGAAACTAACAACAGAAGTGATGGAACAAAAACAAATGATTATTGCAGGAGATAATGAGATTCACTGTAAAGAATCAAACTGCCCTTTAGGCGCAGCAGTAATTGCTCCATTAATTATCCGGACAGAAGTTGTGGGGACTCTTAAGTTCTATTACCATTCAAAAAAAGAGATAACTGAACTAGAGACGGAATTGCTATCAGGGTTGACTAACCTACTCAGTAGTCAACTTGAATTAGCCGAAGCAGACCGTGCCTACCAACTTGCAAAAGAGGCTGAAGTTAATGCACTCCAAGCACAAATTAGCCCTCATTTTTTGTTTAATACATTAAATACGGCAATTTCACTTATTCGTATTGATCCAATGAAAGCACGTACGATGCTCCACTCTCTTTCTCAATTTTTAAGACAAAATGTTTCTGCAACGACAATGAAACTACACCCTCTCTCTGAAGAGCTAAATCATATTAAAGCTTATTTATCAATTGAAGAAGTTCGCTTTGAAGATCGTCTAACAGTTATATACAATATCGATGAGCATGTACTTAAAGTGGCGATTCCACCACTCACTTTACAGCCATTAGTAGAGAATGCGATGAAACACGGCTTTAAAAACAAACGTTCCGATTGTAGAATTTGCATTTCCGTGCGAGAAGAACAAGACTCTGTACTTCTATCTGTTGAAGATAACGGCGAAGGATTTGATCCAATAAAACTAAGTAAAGCGGGTAATGAACCACTTGCTACTACGACAGGAACAGGGATTGGCCTCTATAATAGCAATAAACGCTTACAACTAAAGTTTGGCCGTTCAGCTTCTCTCATTTTTTCGTCCAACCGCAATGAAGGAACAACCGTACGTTTTTATATACCAAAACAAACTAGAAAGGATAACCAACAGGATGAATCATAAATCAATCCGCACTTTCGTCGCTGATGATGAAAAATACAGCCGAGAAGAATTGCTTTACTTGCTTCGTTTTTTCCCACAAATCGACGTCATTGGCGAAGCCCAGTCCGGTCAAGAGACAGTTGCTAAAATCATGGAATTACAACCTGATCTTCTGTTTTTAGATATTGAAATGCCCGAGATGAATGGAACTGATGTAGCATCAATGGTGAAGCAAATGAAAAAACCTCCATTAATTGTATTCGCAACTGCTTATCCTCAATTCGCAGTTGAAGCATTTCAATTACAAGCAAAAGGCTATTTGATAAAACCAATAGATGAAACACGTTTAGCTGAAACAATTGCTCAAGTTGAAGAAGCATTGTGCCGTGCTACCAATGATGAATTAGCAAAGCCCTTAGCAAAGTTGGCAGTTGAAGGAAGTGATTCCATTCACTTTTTAGAACCAGAAACAATTGCCTATGTCTACCGTGATGATAAAAGTTCAAAAGTGATTACTCATACAAGTGCATATGAAACAAGATTACCTCTCAAAGAACTTGAAATACGATTATCACCCTATTCATTTTTTAGAGTGCATAAAAGCTACTTAGTAAATACATCACTTATTACTGAAATGAACGCTTGGTTTAATGGTGCGTATCAACTTTCTTTAAAAGGAATTAGGGAACAGATCCCAGTCAGCCGCAATTATGTTAAACCACTTCGTGCAAAAATCGAACTTTAAGAGCCATTTCACATCTTGGCTCTTTTTTTTCGCATCTCATACCCTAATTTCGACATCTTAATACAAATACCAACACAAACAAAAACTATTTTTGTACACTTGTATTATGAAAACGCATTCACCATGATGCGAGGGGGACGTCTTATG
This window encodes:
- a CDS encoding oligosaccharide flippase family protein, encoding MKYVLTRHAFAYLLSHGVPAMIGFLGIAVYSRLLSPEEYGRYALVFAVAAMVNAVLFEWLKVSVLRLNKNDVQKDVFYMTVKASFVGLMSVSLALATVFFLVSNWLPWPLLVLTLFLTWGQSWYQLNLSLLRAELNPLRYGRVAFARAVLGLVLAVSFIAAGFAEIGLLVGLILGLAFSVAPLFVKRWGFKLNRSKISKPLLKQFASYGLPLTITMLLGMIIHQSDRIIISSMLGVESTGMYAITYDLTEQSIFTLMLIVNLAAFPLAVKALEEHGEIAAHKQVKANTGMLLAIGMPMLVGLILTRESVAYLFLGEPFRDTAVTLIPYIAVGALLKGFKLYGIDILFHLTKQTKLQIVPVVVAAVANVVLTIVLIPVYGLEGAALATVVAYALSIALSWFIVHKQMTRLPFPFKEFVKILCATAVMATTIWPFLGGEGLSSFLIQVLVGISSYGFVYGLFHYEQLLMLLKRSGNKEKCK
- a CDS encoding helix-turn-helix transcriptional regulator, producing MLKQSSKDKILELLKKQVELSVSQLAKELNLTHIAVRKQVNLLLKDGFINYREEKQEMGRPVQLFSVSVKGERLFPKNYEGMTVDFLNDIQDLHGDESVRYLFKKREHRLTENYYKRLVGKSAVDKMEELATIQNEKGYMADVKQTNENTFELIEHNCPVFEVAKQYKAACTCETAMFKNVLGTEQVDRVTCQSDGDSHCRFIMSFTEEEMKRFS
- a CDS encoding superoxide dismutase yields the protein MAHKLPELGFSFDALEPTIDKTTMEIHHGKHHQTYVTNLNNVLESEVSLQNETLIDLLKKIDALPEAIQTAVRNNGGGHLNHTLFWEIIAPATGENEPNSALKAAIDDTFGSFDSFKETFTRAATTRFGSGWAWLVVNANKELEVYSTPNQDNPIMDGKHAILGLDVWEHAYYLNYQNRRPEYIENFFSIINWQVVSKKYELAIG
- a CDS encoding DUF1450 domain-containing protein, whose protein sequence is MGIIVVEICESSLINEVDVESILEVEYPEVAVIMNECMSFCGMCAVRPYAIVNGKKIFGQTAKECIAKIQDRIELELALYQI
- a CDS encoding indolepyruvate ferredoxin oxidoreductase subunit alpha, encoding MAFVVLSPCIGEKAGECVDVCPVDCIEEGEDQYFINPDICIDCGACQGVCPVDAIVEEYEMHEADAPYLKKAETFFGIE
- a CDS encoding sensor histidine kinase gives rise to the protein MFELMLLMLERLGLIVMLAFIATRLRFFRNMVFSTSLTSKHKLTAVLFFGIFGIIGTYSGVTFQSESLIFQRITFGIPEDAAIANFRVIGIVLAGLFGGYKVGLGAGLIAGVHRIMLGGFTAFSCGIATIIAGVIAAHYRSRNPQAISQPMHIFLLGALAETVQMGLIALLASPTTAAISLVQTIGIPMIIANGIGCALFLLIIQSVTKEEQKAGALQAQKSLRIAEQTLAHFKHGLTNKSAGEVCQILYKELNACAVAMTNKHTILAHMGVAADHHKANMAIQTKLTTEVMEQKQMIIAGDNEIHCKESNCPLGAAVIAPLIIRTEVVGTLKFYYHSKKEITELETELLSGLTNLLSSQLELAEADRAYQLAKEAEVNALQAQISPHFLFNTLNTAISLIRIDPMKARTMLHSLSQFLRQNVSATTMKLHPLSEELNHIKAYLSIEEVRFEDRLTVIYNIDEHVLKVAIPPLTLQPLVENAMKHGFKNKRSDCRICISVREEQDSVLLSVEDNGEGFDPIKLSKAGNEPLATTTGTGIGLYNSNKRLQLKFGRSASLIFSSNRNEGTTVRFYIPKQTRKDNQQDES
- a CDS encoding LytR/AlgR family response regulator transcription factor, which codes for MNHKSIRTFVADDEKYSREELLYLLRFFPQIDVIGEAQSGQETVAKIMELQPDLLFLDIEMPEMNGTDVASMVKQMKKPPLIVFATAYPQFAVEAFQLQAKGYLIKPIDETRLAETIAQVEEALCRATNDELAKPLAKLAVEGSDSIHFLEPETIAYVYRDDKSSKVITHTSAYETRLPLKELEIRLSPYSFFRVHKSYLVNTSLITEMNAWFNGAYQLSLKGIREQIPVSRNYVKPLRAKIEL